The Mycolicibacterium flavescens genome has a segment encoding these proteins:
- the ilvG gene encoding thiamine pyrophosphate-dependent enzyme, possible carboligase or decarboxylase: MGHRVVDHIVEYLAAIGVRFIFGVDGANIEDLYDAAYFRSDIDAVLAKHEFSAATMADGYSRGGCGIGVVAATSGGGCLNTVPALGEALASRVPVLALIGQPPSALDGRGAFQDTSGRNGALDAHALFSAVSVHCRRILTPADIVTALPAAIEAAAARRGPSVLLLPKDIQQAEVPVNGGAVVGGRAGVAPAAPHAVARALRRAEGPVTIIAGEQVARDDARAELEALRALLRARVATVPDAKDAAGTPGMGSSSALGVTGVMGHPTIASAVADSGVCLLVGTRMTLTARAGLENALAAVPVFSIGSAPPYLACTHAHTDDLRTSLAALTDALSGAGRPARLRVPDAVKRDELQPPPHHGTGIRYRDAMVALDATLPDGVDIVVDAGNIGAAAIHHLPVRRDGRFVVALGMGGMGYSFGAGIGMAFGRGRRTLVIAGDGSFLMHGMEIHTAREYGLPVTFLLFDNHAHAMCLTREQLFYGDRYSYNRFGPSRLGAGLGAMFPGLPAADIEDVASLPAALTAALETDGPAVISIECCADEIPPFAAFLDRVNVKPPAAEEIRNHVPARP, translated from the coding sequence ATGGGCCACCGAGTCGTCGACCACATCGTCGAGTACCTTGCGGCGATCGGCGTGCGGTTCATCTTCGGTGTCGACGGTGCCAACATCGAAGATCTGTACGACGCGGCGTATTTCCGTTCCGACATCGACGCCGTACTCGCCAAGCACGAGTTCTCCGCTGCCACCATGGCCGACGGATACAGCCGCGGCGGCTGCGGAATCGGCGTGGTGGCGGCAACGTCGGGTGGCGGCTGCTTGAACACCGTTCCCGCACTGGGGGAAGCGTTGGCCAGCCGAGTGCCGGTGCTGGCGTTGATCGGACAACCGCCGAGCGCACTCGACGGTCGAGGCGCGTTCCAGGACACCAGCGGCCGCAACGGGGCACTCGATGCGCACGCGCTGTTCTCGGCGGTGTCGGTGCACTGTCGGCGGATACTCACGCCCGCGGACATCGTGACCGCACTTCCCGCAGCGATCGAGGCCGCGGCGGCCCGGCGAGGGCCGTCGGTGCTGTTGCTACCCAAGGACATCCAGCAAGCCGAGGTGCCGGTCAACGGCGGCGCGGTGGTCGGTGGGCGCGCCGGTGTGGCACCGGCTGCCCCGCATGCGGTCGCACGTGCGCTTCGGAGAGCCGAGGGCCCCGTCACGATCATCGCGGGAGAACAGGTTGCCCGCGACGACGCGCGTGCCGAACTCGAGGCGCTGCGAGCGCTGCTGCGCGCCCGGGTGGCCACCGTGCCCGACGCAAAGGACGCCGCGGGCACACCGGGGATGGGATCGTCGTCGGCGCTGGGCGTGACCGGGGTGATGGGTCATCCGACCATCGCCTCGGCCGTGGCCGACAGTGGGGTGTGCCTCCTGGTGGGCACCAGGATGACGCTGACGGCGCGGGCCGGCCTCGAGAACGCCCTGGCCGCGGTTCCCGTGTTCTCGATCGGCTCCGCCCCACCGTATCTCGCGTGCACCCACGCGCACACCGACGATCTGCGCACCTCGCTGGCGGCGCTCACCGACGCGCTGTCAGGTGCGGGCCGGCCTGCGCGCCTGCGGGTGCCCGACGCGGTGAAGCGGGACGAGTTGCAGCCGCCGCCCCATCACGGAACCGGCATCCGGTATCGCGACGCGATGGTCGCGCTCGACGCGACGCTGCCCGACGGGGTGGACATCGTGGTCGATGCGGGCAATATCGGGGCGGCGGCGATTCATCACCTGCCGGTGCGGCGCGACGGCCGGTTCGTCGTCGCGCTCGGCATGGGGGGCATGGGATACAGCTTCGGCGCGGGAATCGGAATGGCCTTCGGACGGGGCAGGCGGACGCTGGTGATAGCGGGCGACGGTAGTTTCCTCATGCACGGCATGGAGATTCACACCGCGCGCGAGTACGGGCTGCCGGTCACGTTCCTGCTGTTCGACAACCACGCGCACGCGATGTGCCTCACCCGCGAGCAGCTGTTCTACGGCGATCGCTACAGCTACAACCGGTTCGGGCCGAGCCGGTTGGGGGCCGGCCTTGGCGCGATGTTCCCGGGACTGCCCGCCGCCGACATCGAGGACGTCGCATCGCTGCCCGCCGCACTCACAGCCGCGCTCGAGACCGACGGCCCCGCCGTCATCAGCATCGAATGTTGCGCCGACGAGATCCCGCCGTTCGCGGCGTTCCTCGACCGAGTCAACGTCAAACCACCCGCCGCAGAGGAGATCCGCAACCATGTCCCTGCCCGCCCTTGA
- a CDS encoding putative transmembrane anti-sigma factor — MTAFEPVLGRADDDRYATWDAAYVLGSLTEQDRREYEAHLATCERCTAAVAELRDISTLLSTVEPAEFDGHAPAHPEPPPELLSGLLDRVRARRRRSRWMTSAAIGLAAAVLALGIAIAVRPEAFGLQTATPPQASGQQLEMAKVSETPINATISMTGYGWGTRIDMACTYGDWGQRDAPPQNLGMVVVGHDGSRNQVATWLGLSGATALPSATTPMQMDEIAAVQLVSPDSGEVLLERSL; from the coding sequence GTGACGGCATTTGAACCCGTCCTCGGCCGGGCGGACGACGATCGGTACGCCACGTGGGACGCCGCCTACGTCCTGGGCTCGCTGACCGAACAGGACCGCCGCGAGTACGAGGCACATCTTGCGACCTGTGAGCGCTGCACGGCGGCGGTCGCCGAACTGCGCGACATCTCCACTCTGCTGAGCACGGTCGAACCCGCCGAGTTCGACGGCCACGCACCCGCGCACCCAGAACCCCCGCCGGAACTGTTGAGCGGGCTGTTGGACAGGGTGCGCGCGCGACGCAGGCGGTCGCGGTGGATGACCTCGGCCGCCATCGGTCTGGCCGCCGCGGTGCTGGCGCTCGGCATCGCGATCGCGGTCCGTCCGGAGGCGTTCGGGTTGCAGACCGCTACACCGCCGCAGGCGTCGGGTCAGCAACTGGAGATGGCCAAGGTTTCCGAGACGCCGATCAACGCGACCATCTCGATGACGGGGTACGGCTGGGGCACTCGAATCGACATGGCATGCACCTACGGCGACTGGGGCCAACGCGATGCGCCGCCCCAGAACCTGGGGATGGTTGTGGTGGGACACGACGGCAGCCGCAACCAAGTGGCGACGTGGCTGGGGCTGTCGGGCGCTACCGCACTGCCGAGCGCCACCACGCCGATGCAGATGGACGAAATCGCTGCCGTGCAACTGGTTTCACCCGACTCCGGTGAAGTGCTTCTCGAGCGTTCGCTGTGA
- the sigM_1 gene encoding sigma-70 family RNA polymerase sigma factor produces the protein MILDDPDATVMRVLYAEHAAAIWRYAVRLTGDTARAEDVVQETLLRAWRHPEVTADSSRSARPWLFTVARNLIIDETRSARFRSESGTADMETTADRAGPDEVEAALNRMMLGEAIGALSDEHRAVISRAYYQGWTTAQIAADLHIAEGTVKSRLHYGVRALKLKLEEMGVTR, from the coding sequence GTGATTTTGGACGACCCGGACGCGACCGTCATGCGGGTGCTCTATGCCGAGCACGCCGCCGCGATCTGGCGCTATGCGGTCCGGCTGACCGGCGATACGGCCCGGGCGGAGGATGTGGTGCAGGAGACGCTACTGCGGGCGTGGCGACACCCCGAGGTGACGGCCGACTCCTCGAGGTCGGCGCGGCCGTGGTTGTTCACCGTGGCCCGCAACCTCATCATCGACGAGACGCGCAGTGCCCGCTTCCGTAGCGAATCCGGCACCGCCGACATGGAGACGACCGCGGACCGGGCCGGGCCCGACGAGGTGGAGGCTGCGTTGAACCGAATGATGCTCGGCGAAGCCATCGGTGCGCTGTCTGATGAGCATCGCGCGGTCATCAGCCGCGCGTACTACCAGGGCTGGACAACGGCGCAGATCGCAGCCGACCTCCACATCGCCGAGGGCACCGTGAAGTCACGGCTGCACTACGGGGTACGAGCGCTCAAGCTCAAGTTGGAAGAGATGGGGGTGACACGGTGA
- a CDS encoding transcriptional regulatory protein produces MLIGCARVRQFRHAPARNTDVTKTPKEELTAFEVAARDLVGLALRSVEEVDVSLPQFRLLAVLQQRGRSTSTECAKALGVVGSTVTRLADRLHASGHLVRGSDPSNRSVVTLELTASGRKLVRQVTARRRRDLARVLDHIDPAERAACAAVLRTLHERFADSQAGARRNSVPL; encoded by the coding sequence GTGCTGATTGGGTGCGCCCGCGTGCGACAATTTCGGCATGCACCCGCCCGGAATACCGACGTGACCAAGACACCAAAAGAAGAGCTGACGGCGTTCGAGGTGGCGGCCAGGGATTTGGTGGGCCTGGCGCTGCGCAGTGTCGAAGAGGTAGACGTCTCGCTGCCGCAGTTCCGGTTGCTCGCGGTGTTGCAACAGCGCGGGCGATCGACGTCGACTGAATGCGCCAAGGCGCTCGGAGTGGTCGGATCCACGGTGACGCGTCTGGCCGACCGACTGCATGCCTCTGGCCACCTGGTGCGCGGCTCGGATCCGTCGAACCGCAGCGTCGTCACCCTGGAGTTGACCGCTTCGGGCCGCAAACTGGTGCGGCAGGTCACCGCTCGTCGGCGCCGCGATCTGGCCCGGGTGCTCGACCACATCGACCCGGCCGAGCGGGCGGCGTGTGCGGCGGTGCTGCGCACCCTGCATGAGCGGTTCGCCGACAGCCAGGCAGGCGCCCGGCGCAACTCCGTCCCGCTGTGA
- the furA gene encoding ferric uptake regulation protein — translation MSVSRWHDDLRAAGLRITKPRLAVLAEVQKHPHADVEEIAAGARRRIGSLSTQAVYDVLYALTGAGLLRRVEPAGSRARFELQTGDNHHHVVCRSCGAIDDVECATGRAPCLHADGATEYAIDEAEVTFWGLCPDCNGSTQPI, via the coding sequence ATGTCCGTGAGTCGTTGGCACGACGATCTGCGCGCCGCGGGGCTGCGAATCACCAAACCCCGACTCGCGGTGCTCGCCGAGGTCCAGAAGCATCCGCACGCCGACGTCGAAGAGATCGCCGCCGGAGCGCGTCGGCGCATCGGATCGCTGTCGACACAAGCGGTTTACGACGTGCTCTACGCCCTCACCGGCGCGGGCTTGTTACGCCGCGTCGAACCGGCCGGCTCACGCGCCCGCTTCGAACTGCAGACCGGCGACAACCATCACCACGTGGTCTGTCGATCGTGCGGCGCCATCGACGACGTCGAGTGCGCCACCGGGCGGGCCCCGTGCCTACATGCCGACGGTGCAACCGAATACGCGATCGACGAGGCCGAAGTGACTTTCTGGGGCCTATGCCCCGACTGCAATGGCAGCACACAACCCATTTGA
- the katE_1 gene encoding catalase KatE: MTASKFGSTTGTGAPAFSDRNSLSVGSNGPLVLHDVHFLEQMAHFNRERVPERSPHAKGSGAFGVFTATEDVSQFTKAALFQKGAKTDLLIRFSTVAGEQGSPDTWRDVRGYSLKFYTSEGNYDLVGNNTPIFFVRDPMKFPHFIRSQKRLPDSGLRSSQMQWDFWSLNPESAHQVTYLMGERGLPRTWRHMNGYGSHTYMWVNAAGEKFWVKYHFHTDQGMEFLTNDEAAALAGEDSDFHRRDLFDAINRGEHPSWRLSVQVMPYAEAADYRFNPFDLTKVWPHADYPLIPVGSFTLNRNPENFFAQIEQAAFSPGNTVPGIGLSPDKMLLGRAFAYSDAQRNRIGTNFHQLPVNQPRDGVPMNSYMFDGQMTYHHSGAAPVYAPNSGGRPWSDTTGPAEDGWEADAELVRSAYALHAEDDDFGQPGMMVRKVWNDAQRTAAVETIAGSLDGVTGEVLDRSLEYWRNVDDDLGARIEKAVRGDAAPEPVQGMGEG, from the coding sequence ATGACCGCTTCGAAATTCGGCTCCACCACCGGCACCGGCGCACCGGCTTTCAGCGACCGCAATAGTCTCAGCGTCGGCTCGAACGGACCACTCGTCCTGCACGACGTGCATTTCCTGGAGCAGATGGCCCACTTCAACCGTGAGCGTGTCCCCGAACGCAGCCCGCACGCCAAGGGCTCCGGCGCCTTCGGGGTGTTCACCGCCACCGAGGACGTCTCGCAATTCACCAAGGCCGCCCTGTTCCAGAAGGGCGCGAAAACCGATCTGCTGATTCGGTTTTCGACAGTGGCCGGTGAGCAGGGCAGCCCGGACACCTGGCGGGATGTGCGCGGATACTCGCTGAAGTTCTACACCTCAGAAGGCAACTACGACCTGGTCGGCAACAATACGCCGATCTTCTTCGTCCGCGACCCGATGAAGTTCCCCCATTTCATCCGCAGCCAGAAGCGGCTGCCCGACTCCGGCCTGCGGTCCTCGCAGATGCAGTGGGATTTCTGGAGTTTGAACCCCGAGTCCGCCCACCAGGTGACCTACCTGATGGGTGAGCGCGGCCTGCCACGGACCTGGCGCCACATGAACGGCTACGGCTCGCACACCTACATGTGGGTCAACGCCGCAGGCGAGAAGTTCTGGGTGAAGTACCACTTCCACACCGACCAGGGCATGGAGTTCCTCACCAACGACGAGGCCGCCGCCCTGGCCGGTGAGGACAGCGACTTCCATCGCCGGGACCTCTTCGATGCGATCAACCGGGGAGAGCACCCAAGCTGGCGGCTCTCGGTGCAGGTGATGCCGTATGCCGAGGCGGCCGATTACCGGTTCAACCCGTTCGACCTGACCAAGGTGTGGCCGCACGCGGACTACCCGCTGATTCCGGTCGGCAGCTTCACGCTCAACCGCAACCCGGAGAACTTCTTCGCCCAGATCGAACAGGCGGCGTTCTCCCCGGGTAACACGGTGCCGGGTATCGGCCTGTCGCCGGACAAGATGCTGCTCGGCCGCGCGTTCGCCTACAGCGACGCGCAGCGCAACCGGATCGGCACCAACTTCCACCAGCTGCCGGTGAACCAGCCGCGCGACGGGGTGCCGATGAACTCCTACATGTTCGACGGCCAGATGACTTACCACCACTCCGGCGCGGCACCGGTTTACGCGCCCAACAGCGGCGGACGTCCGTGGTCGGACACCACCGGCCCGGCCGAGGACGGCTGGGAGGCAGACGCCGAACTGGTGCGCTCGGCCTACGCGTTGCACGCCGAGGACGACGACTTCGGCCAGCCCGGCATGATGGTGCGCAAGGTGTGGAACGACGCGCAACGCACCGCGGCGGTCGAGACGATCGCGGGCAGCCTCGACGGGGTGACCGGCGAGGTGCTCGACCGGTCGCTGGAGTACTGGCGCAACGTCGACGACGATCTGGGCGCCCGGATCGAGAAGGCGGTCCGCGGGGACGCCGCACCCGAACCCGTGCAGGGTATGGGCGAGGGCTAA
- the map-1 gene encoding methionine aminopeptidase, type I → MGLRGRKVVPQRTPDELDAMAVAGALVASALAAVRQAAAPGVTTMALDEVAESVIRDGGGVPSFLGYHGYPASICSSVNDRVVHGIPSAAETLAPGDLVSIDCGAIVDGWHGDSAITFGVGTLIPVDEALSQATKEAMEAGASAMVPGNRLTDVSHAIETAARAAENRYGRKFFIVDGYGGHGIGRQMHMDPFLPNEGAPGRGPYLAVGSVLAIEPMLTLGTTRTVILEDEWTVVTADGSRAAHWEHTVAVTEDGPRILTQ, encoded by the coding sequence ATGGGCCTGCGCGGACGCAAGGTCGTACCGCAGCGCACCCCCGATGAACTCGACGCGATGGCCGTCGCGGGAGCCTTGGTGGCGTCGGCGCTGGCCGCGGTCCGTCAGGCCGCCGCCCCCGGCGTGACCACTATGGCGCTCGACGAGGTCGCCGAGTCGGTGATTCGCGACGGCGGAGGTGTGCCCTCCTTCCTCGGCTACCACGGATATCCCGCGAGCATCTGTTCCTCGGTCAATGACCGTGTGGTGCACGGCATTCCGTCTGCGGCAGAAACCCTGGCGCCCGGGGACCTGGTGTCCATCGACTGCGGGGCGATCGTCGACGGCTGGCACGGCGACTCGGCCATCACGTTCGGGGTCGGGACGCTGATCCCGGTCGACGAGGCGTTGTCGCAGGCCACCAAGGAAGCCATGGAGGCAGGCGCGTCCGCGATGGTGCCCGGCAACCGGCTCACCGACGTTTCACACGCCATCGAGACCGCGGCGCGCGCCGCCGAGAACCGATACGGCCGCAAGTTCTTCATCGTCGACGGTTACGGCGGCCACGGCATCGGACGGCAGATGCACATGGACCCGTTCCTGCCCAACGAGGGCGCGCCCGGCCGCGGCCCCTATCTGGCGGTCGGTTCGGTGCTGGCCATCGAGCCGATGCTGACGCTGGGCACCACCAGGACCGTGATCCTCGAGGACGAGTGGACCGTCGTGACCGCAGACGGATCGCGGGCGGCCCACTGGGAGCACACCGTGGCCGTCACCGAGGACGGGCCGCGGATCCTCACTCAGTAG
- the adk gene encoding adenylate kinase family protein gives MRVVLLGPPGAGKGTQAQKLSEKLGIPQISTGDLFRKNIGDGTPLGLEAKKYLDAGDLVPSELTNKLVEDRIEQPDAADGFILDGYPRSVEQAKALDDMLKRHDTKLDAVLEFKVSEDELFKRLKSRGREDDTEGVIRNRMQVYRDETYPLLEYYSSNNLKQVDAVGALDEVFARALQALGK, from the coding sequence GTGAGAGTCGTTCTGCTCGGACCGCCCGGCGCCGGCAAGGGAACACAGGCCCAGAAGCTCTCCGAGAAGCTCGGAATTCCGCAGATCTCGACCGGCGACCTCTTCCGCAAGAACATCGGCGACGGCACCCCGCTGGGGCTGGAAGCCAAGAAATACCTCGACGCCGGCGACCTGGTGCCATCGGAGCTGACGAACAAGCTGGTCGAGGACCGCATCGAACAGCCGGACGCGGCCGACGGGTTCATCCTCGACGGCTACCCCCGCTCCGTGGAGCAGGCCAAGGCGCTGGACGACATGCTCAAGCGCCACGACACCAAGCTCGACGCGGTGCTGGAGTTCAAGGTCTCCGAGGACGAGCTGTTCAAGCGTCTCAAGTCCCGCGGCCGCGAAGACGACACCGAAGGCGTGATCCGCAACCGCATGCAGGTCTATCGCGACGAGACCTACCCCCTGCTCGAGTACTACAGCAGCAACAACCTGAAGCAAGTCGACGCGGTCGGCGCCCTCGACGAGGTTTTCGCGCGCGCACTGCAGGCGCTCGGTAAGTAG
- the secY gene encoding preprotein translocase subunit SecY — protein sequence MLSAFISSLRTVDLRRKILFTLGIVILYRVGAAIPSPGVNYPNVQECIAEVTGGESGQIYSLINLFSGGALLQLSVFAVGVMPYITASIIVQLLTVVIPRFEQLRKEGQSGQAKMTQYTRYLAIALAILQSTSIVALAANGGLLQGCSLDIIQGQHEGLNIFTLVVMVLVMTAGAALVMWMGELVTERGIGNGMSLIIFASIASAIPGEGQTILESRGGLVFALVCAGALAIIVGVVFVEQGQRRIPVQYAKRMVGRKMYGGTSTYLPLKVNQAGVIPVIFASSLIYIPQLITQLIQSGSSNPNSTNWWNTFVANYLTDPSSLAYIGVYFALIVFFTYFYVSITFNPDERADEMKKFGGFIPGIRPGKPTADYLRYVLSRITLPGSIYLGLIAVLPNLFLSVGSSGPVQNLPFGGVGVLILVGVGLDTVKQIESQLMQRNYEGFLK from the coding sequence GTGCTTTCGGCTTTCATCTCATCACTGCGGACGGTCGACCTGAGGCGAAAGATCCTGTTCACCCTCGGCATCGTGATCCTCTACCGGGTCGGGGCCGCGATCCCGTCTCCGGGGGTGAACTACCCGAACGTGCAGGAGTGCATCGCGGAGGTCACCGGCGGTGAGTCCGGCCAGATCTACTCGCTGATCAACCTGTTCTCCGGCGGCGCGTTGCTGCAGTTGTCGGTGTTCGCCGTCGGTGTGATGCCTTACATCACCGCGAGCATCATCGTGCAGCTGCTGACCGTGGTGATCCCGCGTTTCGAGCAGCTGCGTAAGGAAGGCCAGTCCGGCCAGGCCAAGATGACGCAGTACACGCGCTATCTGGCCATTGCGCTGGCCATCCTCCAGAGCACCAGCATCGTGGCGCTGGCGGCCAACGGCGGCCTGCTTCAGGGCTGCTCGCTGGACATCATCCAGGGCCAGCACGAGGGTCTGAACATCTTCACCCTCGTGGTGATGGTGCTGGTGATGACCGCGGGCGCGGCGCTGGTGATGTGGATGGGCGAGCTGGTCACCGAGCGCGGCATCGGCAACGGCATGTCGCTGATCATCTTCGCGAGCATCGCGTCGGCGATCCCGGGTGAGGGTCAGACCATCCTCGAGAGCCGCGGCGGCCTGGTGTTCGCGCTGGTGTGCGCCGGTGCGCTGGCGATCATCGTCGGCGTGGTGTTCGTCGAGCAGGGCCAGCGCCGAATCCCTGTGCAGTACGCCAAGCGGATGGTCGGCCGCAAGATGTACGGCGGCACGTCGACGTACCTGCCGTTGAAGGTGAACCAGGCAGGCGTCATCCCGGTGATCTTCGCCTCGTCGCTGATCTACATCCCGCAGCTCATCACCCAGCTCATCCAGAGCGGAAGCTCGAATCCGAACAGCACCAACTGGTGGAACACGTTCGTCGCGAACTACCTGACAGATCCCAGCAGCCTGGCCTACATCGGCGTCTACTTCGCGCTGATCGTGTTCTTCACCTACTTCTACGTCTCCATCACGTTCAACCCCGATGAGCGGGCCGACGAGATGAAGAAGTTCGGCGGCTTCATCCCCGGCATCCGGCCAGGCAAGCCGACGGCGGACTACCTGCGTTATGTGCTGAGCCGGATCACCCTTCCAGGTTCGATCTACCTGGGTCTGATCGCCGTGCTGCCGAACCTGTTCCTCTCCGTGGGGAGCAGCGGGCCCGTGCAGAACCTGCCGTTCGGTGGTGTGGGCGTACTGATCCTCGTCGGGGTCGGATTGGATACCGTCAAACAGATCGAGAGCCAGCTGATGCAGCGCAATTACGAAGGGTTCCTGAAGTGA
- a CDS encoding methyltransferase encodes MARTGPRFEGDTWDLASSVGATATMVAAARAIASTGADALISDPYAEPLVRAVGVDFFTRLASGELTLEDLDGDASDGATVGMARMTDNMAVRTKFFDEFFADSAESGVRQAVILASGLDARAYRLAWPAGTTVFEIDQPDVIAFKTRAMADLGAEPTALRRAVAIDLRFDWPAALKDAGFDPALPTAWSAEGLLGYLPPEAQDKLLDTITELSAPGSRVAVESGPSSSDPADREKVLARMQESAERWREHGFELDFSELVYIGERNEAGAYLEERGWRLTRRTVGELLAENGLPPLPEDDDVARFGEMQYLSGILEK; translated from the coding sequence ATGGCACGTACGGGTCCACGTTTTGAGGGAGACACCTGGGACCTCGCCAGCAGCGTCGGTGCGACCGCGACGATGGTCGCGGCGGCGCGGGCGATCGCCAGCACGGGTGCCGACGCGCTGATCTCCGATCCGTACGCCGAACCGTTGGTGCGCGCGGTGGGCGTGGACTTCTTCACCCGCCTGGCCAGCGGTGAGCTCACGCTCGAGGACCTCGACGGTGACGCCTCGGACGGGGCCACGGTCGGAATGGCCCGGATGACCGACAACATGGCGGTGCGGACGAAGTTCTTCGACGAGTTCTTCGCAGACTCCGCCGAAAGTGGTGTACGGCAGGCGGTGATCCTGGCCTCCGGGCTCGACGCGCGCGCCTACCGGTTGGCATGGCCGGCCGGGACGACGGTCTTCGAGATCGACCAGCCCGACGTCATCGCGTTCAAGACCCGGGCAATGGCCGATCTCGGCGCCGAACCGACCGCGCTGCGCAGGGCGGTGGCGATCGACTTGCGCTTCGACTGGCCCGCGGCATTGAAGGACGCGGGTTTCGACCCGGCCCTGCCGACCGCATGGAGCGCCGAGGGCCTGCTCGGATACCTGCCGCCGGAGGCACAGGACAAGCTGCTCGACACGATCACCGAGTTGAGCGCTCCCGGTAGCCGGGTCGCGGTCGAGAGCGGCCCCTCCAGCAGCGACCCCGCCGATCGCGAGAAGGTACTGGCCCGGATGCAGGAATCAGCGGAGCGGTGGCGCGAACACGGCTTCGAACTCGACTTCTCCGAACTCGTCTACATCGGCGAGCGCAACGAGGCCGGCGCCTACCTCGAGGAGCGGGGCTGGCGCCTGACCCGTCGCACGGTCGGCGAACTGCTGGCCGAGAACGGTCTGCCCCCGCTGCCCGAGGACGACGACGTCGCCAGATTCGGTGAGATGCAGTACCTCAGCGGCATACTCGAGAAATGA
- a CDS encoding methyltransferase, giving the protein MSRTDSDSWDPASSVGTTATMVAAARAIASREDDPLFDDPYAAPLVRAVGIDFFTCLVDGGIEDNDIDGAGADFMARMIAVRTRFFDDFFLTSAGGGIRQAVILASGLDSRSYRLPWPDGTVVYEIDQPQVIGFKTATMSSLGASPSAQLRPVGIDLRDDWPKALHDSGFDPAQPTAWSAEGLLVYLPPEAQDKLFDDMGTLSAPGSRLATEYHPDAAATIGERSKAISKQWGENGVHLDISHLFYEGERSHVVDYLTEHGWQVCTKSRPEVFAEYGRDFPDTELLAPMRDSLAIIATRN; this is encoded by the coding sequence ATGAGCCGAACGGATTCGGACAGCTGGGACCCTGCATCGAGCGTGGGGACCACGGCCACGATGGTCGCCGCTGCCCGCGCGATCGCCAGCCGCGAAGATGACCCGCTCTTCGACGATCCGTACGCCGCGCCGCTGGTGCGCGCGGTCGGCATCGACTTCTTCACGTGCCTGGTCGACGGGGGCATCGAAGACAACGACATCGACGGTGCCGGTGCCGACTTCATGGCCAGGATGATCGCAGTGCGCACCCGGTTCTTCGACGACTTCTTTCTCACCTCCGCCGGAGGTGGCATCCGGCAGGCGGTGATCCTGGCGTCGGGTCTGGACTCGCGGTCCTACCGGCTGCCGTGGCCCGACGGGACCGTCGTCTATGAGATCGACCAGCCGCAGGTGATCGGGTTCAAGACCGCCACGATGTCCTCGCTGGGGGCCTCCCCTTCTGCCCAGTTGCGCCCTGTCGGTATCGACCTGCGCGACGATTGGCCGAAAGCGTTGCACGACAGCGGTTTCGACCCGGCACAACCGACAGCGTGGAGCGCGGAAGGACTGCTCGTCTACTTGCCACCCGAAGCGCAGGACAAGCTGTTCGACGACATGGGCACGCTCAGCGCACCGGGCAGCAGGCTCGCCACCGAATACCATCCCGACGCCGCGGCGACAATCGGCGAACGCAGTAAAGCGATCAGCAAGCAGTGGGGTGAGAACGGCGTCCACCTCGACATCTCGCACCTCTTCTACGAGGGCGAGCGCAGCCACGTCGTCGATTATCTGACCGAGCACGGGTGGCAGGTGTGCACCAAAAGCCGTCCCGAGGTGTTCGCTGAATACGGCCGAGATTTTCCCGACACGGAACTGCTTGCCCCGATGCGTGATTCGCTCGCGATCATCGCAACCCGCAACTGA